One region of Miscanthus floridulus cultivar M001 chromosome 19, ASM1932011v1, whole genome shotgun sequence genomic DNA includes:
- the LOC136525152 gene encoding uncharacterized protein: MGNSISAAAVPALCAAMSAVELANLLDPLPGASTTVAAQAPPLHSGVRDLLLLASAAGFSVSVTFIYRHVLHQDAGNRRLPEIVSFMSCVCAGVLQFFLFVRAPGGADVDQGEQARALGLAALRILPAAATVTFFLGTMLIVAAHIRAGGEGGGGAVAVAGEEPIQAPLRLLSRMVLAAAAGLVCLMAIAVYGAYY, translated from the exons ATGGGGAACTCAatttccgccgccgccgtcccggCCCTATGCGCCGCGATGAGCGCCGTCGAGCTCGCCAACTTGCTGGACCCGCTGCCGGGTGCGAGCACCACGGTAGCCGCTCAAGCCCCGCCACTCCACAGCGGGGTCCGGGACCTGCTGCTCCTGGCTTCGGCGGCGGGGTTTTCCGTCTCTGTGACCTTCATTTACCGCCACGTCCTTCACCAAGATGCCGGCAACCGGCGCCTGCCGGAGATCGTGTCCTTCATGTCATGCGTGTGCGCTGGTGTTCTCCAGTTCTTCCTGTTCGTGCGGGCTCCAGGTGGCGCGGACGTGGATCAAGGCGAGCAAGCCCGCGCGCTTGGTCTGGCTGCTCTCCGTATCTTGCCCGCTGCGGCCACGGTGACCTTCTTTCTGGGCACCATGCTGATTGTCGCCGCGCACATCCGCGCAGGCGgcgaaggtggcggcggcgccgtCGCAGTCGCCGGAGAGGAGCCGATCCAGGCTCCCCTGCGGCTCCTCAGCAGGATGGTTTTGGCCGCTGCGGCAGGATTGGTCTGCCTGATGGCCATAGCCGTCTACGGCGCCTACTA CTAA